Genomic DNA from bacterium:
CGGGGAAGGTTGGCGAGTGGGCGACGATACGGCCGGATCTGGTTGCCACGACTGAAGGGATCGGGAATATCACGCTCACGGCTTTGATTCTGCCTTCAGCGGTCAACCTACCCGCCGGCGACGCCGATTGACTCGGCATAGAGACTCCTGCTGGGTGCCGGGCGCAGGCAAATCGGCGGATCGGCTCGACGCGCTCGTGTGGGCGGTGTGGGCGCTCATGCTCGAGTCGGTCGGGATCGCGTGGGCGATGTAGGTCGCGCACCTGACGGGAAATCGGGTCCGTGCCGGATCACCTCTCCGGAGCCCCAACGCTACGCTACTTGTGGAGGGACGGATTCTTCCTGAAGGGAGATATCCCGAATGGGTGCAGTTATCAAGGTGCGACACGTACTGCGTAGTACGCGCGTGAGCGAAGAACCCGAAGCCAAAGCCGGTCCAACGGAGTGAAGAATGCTACGAAAGGTCTTGCTCGTCTGCGGCATTCTCTCTTCGCTGCTCTACGTCGCCATGAACGTCTTTGTACCGATGCAGTGGGAGGGCTATAGTTACACCTCTCAAACGATCAGCGAGTTGTCGGCTATCGGCACGCCGACGAGACCGCTATGGGTATTGCTGGGCACCACCTACACCTTGCTTGTGGCCGCCTTCGGGTTAGGCGTCTGGGGATCGGCTCGTCGAAACCGGCCCCTTCGCGTCGTGGGAGGCTTGATGGCCGCCTACGGAGTCATCGGCCTCTTCTGGCCCCCGATGCACCAACGTGCAGTGCTGGCAACGGGAGGAGGAACGCTGACAGATACCATGCACATCGTCTTTACGATGGCGACAGTTCTCCTCATGCTACTGGCGATTAGTTTCGGGGCATCGGCACTCGGAAAACGGTTCCGCCTCTACTCCATCGCGACCATGGTGGTCCTCGTCGCGTTTGGCGCGTTGACTGGATTGGATGCCCCCCGAGTCTCGGCAAATCTGTCCACGCCGTGGGTCGGGGTTTGGGAACGGATCAACATCGGCGTTTTCCTCCTCTGGGTCGTGGTGCTGGCCGTCGCCCTTTTGCGTGTCCAAGGCCCCACGGCTGCGAAGAAATCGTGGCTCCGGCGCGATGAGGACGTCGCAGCATAGGGCCCTCGTCAGGAGGCGTTACGGAGGAGACGACGGCCGCCAGTAGCCGTTCAGATAAATGCCGTCGAGTTCGACGGACGGGAAGGGAC
This window encodes:
- a CDS encoding DUF998 domain-containing protein; this encodes MLRKVLLVCGILSSLLYVAMNVFVPMQWEGYSYTSQTISELSAIGTPTRPLWVLLGTTYTLLVAAFGLGVWGSARRNRPLRVVGGLMAAYGVIGLFWPPMHQRAVLATGGGTLTDTMHIVFTMATVLLMLLAISFGASALGKRFRLYSIATMVVLVAFGALTGLDAPRVSANLSTPWVGVWERINIGVFLLWVVVLAVALLRVQGPTAAKKSWLRRDEDVAA